Proteins encoded in a region of the Wenzhouxiangella sp. XN201 genome:
- the lysS gene encoding lysine--tRNA ligase, producing the protein MTEENQNQTPEVDENRLIAERREKLHALREQGEAYPNDFRVTIEAADLLERFGDAERWDQAALEQHDESYSLAGRILSRRIMGKASFVHIQDGSGARIQLYLRRDDLPEGVYQAFKQWDIGDIVGVTGRLMRTRTGELSVHASELALLTKSLRPLPEKWHGLSDQETRYRQRYVDLIVNPEVRDTFVRRTLVIRAIRHFFDDHGFLEVETPMMHHIPGGATARPFVTHHNALDLDLYLRVAPELHLKRLLVGGLEKVYEINRNFRNEGVSTRHNPEFTMLEFYWAHADYNDLIALTQELLNGLVTALPGMADGRVEYQGETIDFSGEFDRITVAEAVVAHYDELSAADIKSADKLRSVCEANDFHVEEAWGWGRLLMELFEHRIEHTLVQPTFVTQYPIEVSPLSRRNDDDPDFADRFELIVAGREIANGFSELNDPEDQAERFQAQVEARDAGDAEAMHFDHDYIRALEYGMPPAAGEGIGIDRLVMLLTDSPSIRDVLLFPYLRPESDL; encoded by the coding sequence ATGACTGAAGAGAACCAGAACCAGACACCCGAGGTCGACGAGAACCGCCTGATCGCCGAGCGGCGCGAAAAGCTGCATGCCTTGCGTGAGCAGGGTGAGGCCTATCCGAATGACTTCCGGGTGACGATCGAGGCGGCTGATCTGCTCGAGCGTTTCGGTGATGCCGAACGATGGGATCAGGCGGCACTCGAACAGCACGATGAATCCTACAGCCTGGCCGGGCGTATCCTGTCGCGACGGATCATGGGCAAGGCCAGTTTCGTGCATATCCAGGATGGCTCCGGTGCGCGCATCCAGCTCTACCTCAGACGCGACGATCTGCCCGAGGGCGTCTACCAGGCCTTCAAGCAATGGGATATCGGCGACATCGTTGGCGTCACCGGCCGGTTGATGCGCACGCGTACCGGTGAGCTCAGCGTTCATGCCAGCGAGCTGGCGCTGCTGACCAAGTCACTCAGGCCGCTGCCGGAGAAATGGCACGGTTTGAGCGATCAGGAAACGCGCTACCGCCAGCGCTATGTCGACCTGATCGTCAATCCGGAAGTGCGCGATACCTTTGTGCGCCGGACCCTGGTGATCCGTGCCATCCGGCATTTCTTTGACGATCACGGTTTTCTCGAAGTCGAGACGCCGATGATGCATCACATCCCCGGCGGTGCCACGGCCCGGCCCTTCGTGACGCATCACAATGCCCTCGACCTCGATCTCTACCTGCGCGTGGCGCCGGAGCTGCACCTCAAGCGACTGCTGGTCGGCGGCCTGGAGAAGGTCTACGAGATCAATCGCAATTTCCGCAACGAGGGCGTATCGACGCGGCACAATCCCGAGTTCACCATGCTCGAGTTCTACTGGGCGCATGCCGATTACAACGACCTCATCGCCCTGACGCAGGAACTGCTCAACGGCCTGGTGACGGCCTTGCCGGGCATGGCCGACGGCCGGGTCGAATATCAGGGCGAGACGATCGACTTCAGCGGCGAGTTCGATCGCATCACCGTGGCCGAGGCGGTTGTGGCGCATTACGACGAGTTGAGCGCGGCCGATATCAAAAGCGCCGACAAACTGCGGTCAGTGTGCGAGGCCAACGACTTTCACGTCGAGGAAGCCTGGGGCTGGGGCCGGCTGCTGATGGAATTGTTCGAGCATCGCATCGAGCACACCCTTGTCCAGCCGACCTTCGTTACCCAGTACCCGATCGAAGTCTCGCCCTTGTCGCGCCGCAACGACGACGACCCCGACTTCGCCGACCGTTTTGAGCTGATCGTTGCCGGGCGCGAAATCGCCAATGGCTTTTCCGAACTCAACGATCCCGAGGACCAGGCCGAGCGTTTCCAGGCCCAGGTCGAGGCGCGCGACGCCGGCGATGCCGAGGCGATGCACTTTGACCACGACTACATCCGGGCGCTGGAGTACGGCATGCCGCCAGCGGCGGGCGAGGGCATCGGCATCGACCGCCTGGTGATGCTGCTGACCGATTCGCCCTCGATTCGCGACGTCCTGCTCTTTCCCTACCTGCGGCCGGAAAGTGATCTTTGA
- the recJ gene encoding single-stranded-DNA-specific exonuclease RecJ, with product MIRRVRIRRRRGLEQTLPGVHPVVGRVLAARGAEAPPDYSLGRLLPPAMGGLEAACNCLEQAIERQARIVVVGDFDADGATGTALAVKGLHAMGANDVHWRVPDRFRHGYGLGIDLVDELKPLEPDVVVTVDQGVSSIAGVTRAREAGMQVIVTDHHLPGERLPPADAIVNPNLRGETFGSKALAGVGVMFYLLMALRARLRERGRFGPGGEPRLDHWLDLVALGTVADLVPLDENNRCLVQQGLLRIRAGRCLPGIRALLEVAGRNLRYVDAADMGFAAGPRLNAAGRLEDMSVGIRCLLAESEAEATGLAEQLDALNRQRQTLQADMQEAAEEQARALSETVDGDLPGLCVFDADWHQGVVGLVAGRLVERLQRPVIAFAPAEAGGSELKGSGRSPAGVHMRDLLVDIDAAHPGLIDRFGGHARAAGLSLAGERLEAFREAFHEQLAGRVFEPDMVETDGSLAADELSLETAGALADAGPWGQAWPEPLFDGRFRVLERRVVGTSHLKLRLQSESGGNVLDAIAFGAGKLCHQELPEPLEVVYSLEVNRWQGRVIPQMRIRYLVESLEG from the coding sequence ATGATCCGACGGGTGCGCATTCGCCGACGTCGCGGTCTTGAGCAGACTCTGCCGGGTGTGCATCCGGTGGTCGGCCGTGTGCTCGCCGCACGCGGCGCCGAGGCGCCACCCGATTACTCCCTCGGACGACTGCTTCCGCCCGCCATGGGCGGCCTGGAAGCGGCCTGCAATTGCCTCGAACAAGCGATTGAACGCCAGGCCCGTATCGTCGTGGTGGGGGATTTCGATGCCGACGGCGCGACCGGCACCGCGCTGGCCGTCAAGGGTCTGCACGCCATGGGTGCCAACGATGTGCATTGGCGTGTGCCCGACCGGTTCCGTCATGGCTACGGTCTGGGTATCGACCTGGTCGATGAGTTGAAACCGCTCGAGCCGGACGTGGTCGTCACCGTCGACCAGGGTGTGAGCTCGATCGCCGGGGTCACCCGGGCGCGCGAGGCAGGCATGCAGGTGATTGTCACCGATCACCACCTGCCCGGCGAGCGCCTGCCGCCGGCCGATGCCATCGTCAATCCCAACCTGCGCGGCGAGACTTTCGGCTCGAAGGCGCTGGCCGGCGTGGGCGTGATGTTCTACCTGCTGATGGCCCTGCGCGCCCGATTGCGTGAACGGGGGCGATTCGGCCCGGGCGGGGAGCCGCGCCTGGATCACTGGCTGGACCTGGTGGCCCTGGGCACCGTGGCCGACCTGGTGCCGCTGGATGAAAACAATCGCTGCCTGGTCCAGCAGGGGCTGTTGCGCATTCGTGCCGGACGCTGCCTGCCGGGTATCCGCGCCTTGCTTGAAGTGGCCGGCCGCAATCTCCGGTATGTCGATGCCGCCGACATGGGGTTTGCCGCAGGCCCCCGGCTCAATGCGGCCGGTCGCCTGGAAGACATGAGCGTCGGCATTCGCTGCCTGCTGGCCGAGAGCGAAGCCGAGGCGACCGGATTGGCCGAGCAGCTCGACGCCCTCAATCGCCAGCGCCAGACCTTGCAGGCCGACATGCAGGAGGCCGCCGAGGAGCAGGCCCGCGCGCTGAGCGAGACCGTCGACGGCGACCTCCCGGGGCTGTGCGTGTTCGATGCCGACTGGCACCAGGGTGTCGTCGGCCTGGTCGCCGGGCGCCTGGTCGAGCGCCTGCAGCGACCGGTAATCGCCTTTGCCCCGGCCGAGGCCGGCGGCAGCGAGCTCAAGGGTTCGGGGCGCAGCCCGGCGGGCGTGCACATGCGCGACCTGCTGGTCGATATCGACGCCGCGCATCCGGGCCTGATCGATCGCTTCGGTGGACATGCGCGGGCCGCCGGTCTGTCGCTGGCCGGCGAGCGTCTCGAAGCCTTTCGCGAGGCCTTTCACGAACAGCTGGCCGGGCGCGTGTTCGAACCGGACATGGTCGAGACCGACGGCAGCCTGGCCGCGGATGAGCTGTCATTGGAGACTGCTGGCGCGCTGGCCGACGCTGGGCCCTGGGGTCAGGCCTGGCCCGAACCCTTGTTCGACGGTCGCTTCCGGGTGCTGGAGCGGCGTGTGGTCGGTACGAGCCATCTCAAGCTCAGGTTGCAGTCCGAAAGCGGCGGCAACGTGCTCGATGCGATTGCATTCGGTGCCGGAAAGCTCTGCCATCAGGAACTGCCCGAACCGCTCGAAGTCGTCTACAGCCTGGAAGTCAACCGCTGGCAGGGGCGGGTGATCCCGCAGATGAGGATCCGCTACCTGGTGGAGTCACTCGAAGGCTGA
- the mtnA gene encoding S-methyl-5-thioribose-1-phosphate isomerase → MAKIDEARGFQVIQCDGHGLRLLDQRLLPGEERWLDLADVNEAAAAIRDLVVRGAPAIGITAAYAAVLAARQRDGDTAGWRADLERLALARPTAVNLSWAVARMRACAESAGGPDADQLYQEACRIHEEDIAANRAMAVAGAEQIEPGSGVLTHCNTGSLATGGIGTALGVIAEAWRQQRLSRVFADETRPWLQGARLTAWELARLKIPFRVIVEGAAASLMAAGQVDWVVVGADRITARGDVANKIGTYMLAVLARHHGLRCMVVAPSSTVDANLDSGRAITIEERDPDEIWGAAGLVSVPEGFAAWNPVFDITPAELIDCIVTEQGAHFPPYDFSRPGTAL, encoded by the coding sequence ATGGCGAAAATCGACGAAGCGCGCGGGTTCCAGGTTATCCAATGCGACGGTCATGGTCTGCGACTGCTTGACCAGCGACTGCTGCCCGGCGAGGAGCGCTGGCTGGACCTGGCCGACGTCAATGAAGCCGCGGCCGCGATTCGGGACCTGGTGGTCCGGGGGGCGCCCGCAATCGGTATCACCGCAGCTTATGCGGCCGTGCTGGCCGCACGGCAGCGCGACGGCGACACGGCCGGCTGGCGCGCCGATCTCGAACGCCTGGCCCTGGCGCGGCCGACCGCGGTCAACCTGAGCTGGGCGGTGGCGCGGATGCGCGCCTGTGCCGAGTCCGCAGGCGGGCCGGATGCCGATCAACTCTACCAGGAGGCCTGTCGCATCCACGAAGAAGATATTGCCGCCAACCGGGCCATGGCGGTGGCCGGTGCGGAGCAAATCGAGCCCGGATCCGGGGTGCTGACCCACTGCAATACCGGGTCGCTCGCCACCGGCGGCATCGGCACGGCCCTGGGCGTGATCGCCGAAGCCTGGCGGCAACAGCGCCTGAGTCGCGTCTTCGCCGACGAAACCCGGCCCTGGCTGCAGGGTGCGCGCCTGACGGCCTGGGAGTTGGCGCGGCTGAAAATTCCGTTTCGGGTCATCGTCGAGGGTGCCGCGGCGTCCCTGATGGCCGCCGGCCAGGTCGACTGGGTCGTGGTTGGCGCTGACCGGATCACCGCCCGCGGAGATGTGGCCAACAAGATCGGCACTTACATGCTGGCGGTCCTGGCGCGCCACCACGGCTTGCGTTGCATGGTCGTGGCACCGTCGAGCACGGTCGACGCCAATCTCGACAGCGGCCGGGCGATAACCATCGAGGAGCGCGATCCGGACGAGATCTGGGGCGCGGCCGGACTGGTTTCAGTGCCGGAAGGCTTCGCTGCCTGGAATCCCGTTTTCGACATCACGCCGGCCGAGCTGATCGACTGCATCGTCACCGAGCAAGGTGCTCATTTCCCGCCCTATGACTTCTCCCGCCCGGGCACTGCCTTATAG
- the prfB gene encoding peptide chain release factor 2 (programmed frameshift), whose amino-acid sequence MELTAIKHLRDDLERRVRALRGYLDYDGKVERLEEVTRELEDPSVWDNPEHAQKLGKERSDLDRSVTAQSGVIEGVRDAGELLELAQEEDDEDTLESVAEDLQRLEKQVAELEFQRMFSGEMDNRPCFVDIQAGSGGTEAQDWAEMLLRMYLRWAENRGWKAELIEVSEGDVAGIKSATVRIEGDYAFGWCKTETGVHRLVRKSPFDSGNRRHTSFASVFVSPEIDEDIEIDVDPSDLRIDVYRASGAGGQHVNTTESAVRITHEPTGIVVQCQNDRSQHKNRDQAMKQLRAKLYEFELQKQREKAQSTEDEKADIGWGSQIRNYVLDQSRIKDLRTGVERSDTQKVLDGDLDEFAAAQLQAGLE is encoded by the exons ATGGAACTGACTGCGATCAAGCATCTTCGAGACGACCTGGAGCGCCGTGTGCGGGCGCTGAGGGGGTATCTT GACTACGATGGCAAAGTAGAACGTCTCGAAGAGGTTACCCGCGAACTCGAGGATCCGTCCGTCTGGGACAATCCCGAGCATGCCCAGAAGCTGGGCAAGGAACGCTCCGACCTGGATCGCTCGGTCACTGCTCAAAGCGGCGTGATCGAAGGTGTGCGCGACGCCGGTGAGTTGCTGGAGCTGGCCCAGGAAGAAGATGACGAGGACACGCTCGAGAGCGTGGCCGAGGACCTGCAGCGCCTGGAAAAGCAGGTGGCCGAGCTGGAATTCCAGCGCATGTTTTCAGGCGAGATGGACAACCGCCCCTGTTTCGTCGATATCCAGGCCGGCTCTGGCGGGACCGAGGCGCAGGACTGGGCCGAGATGCTGCTCAGGATGTATCTTCGCTGGGCCGAGAATCGTGGCTGGAAAGCCGAGTTGATCGAAGTCTCTGAGGGCGATGTGGCCGGCATCAAGAGCGCCACGGTGCGCATCGAGGGCGACTATGCTTTCGGTTGGTGCAAGACCGAAACGGGCGTGCATCGCCTGGTGCGCAAGTCACCGTTCGATTCCGGTAATCGGCGTCACACTTCGTTTGCCAGCGTGTTCGTCTCACCCGAGATCGACGAGGATATCGAAATCGACGTCGATCCCTCGGACTTGCGCATCGATGTGTACCGGGCCTCCGGTGCCGGCGGTCAGCACGTCAACACCACCGAATCGGCGGTGCGCATCACCCACGAGCCCACCGGCATCGTGGTGCAATGCCAGAACGACCGCTCGCAACACAAGAACCGCGACCAGGCCATGAAGCAGCTGCGAGCCAAGCTCTATGAGTTCGAGCTGCAAAAGCAGCGTGAGAAGGCGCAAAGCACCGAAGATGAAAAGGCCGACATCGGCTGGGGCAGCCAGATTCGCAACTACGTGCTCGATCAGTCGCGCATCAAGGACCTTCGCACCGGTGTGGAACGCAGCGACACGCAGAAGGTGCTCGACGGCGACCTCGACGAATTCGCCGCTGCACAGTTGCAAGCAGGATTGGAGTGA
- a CDS encoding peptidylprolyl isomerase: MADSTTDGFITMRTLFALILLVSLPLAAQDSDSSESGNNQTENPNVILHTNFGTITVELFEQEAPKSVANFLQYARDGHYDGTLFHRVINNFMIQGGGFDTEFKEKSTQEPIENEADNGLENERGTLAMARTNDPHSATSQFFINVVDNTFLNHRNKSSGQTWGYAVFGRVIDGMDVVDKIKSVETTSRGMHSDVPADPVILERVEIPE, from the coding sequence ATGGCGGATTCCACAACCGATGGATTCATCACCATGCGAACCCTGTTTGCACTCATCCTCCTCGTTTCGCTGCCGCTGGCCGCCCAGGACAGCGATTCGAGTGAATCAGGCAATAACCAGACGGAGAACCCCAACGTGATCCTGCATACCAACTTCGGCACCATCACCGTCGAGCTGTTCGAACAAGAAGCGCCGAAATCGGTGGCTAATTTTCTGCAGTACGCACGCGATGGTCACTACGACGGCACCCTCTTCCACCGGGTGATCAACAATTTCATGATCCAGGGCGGCGGATTCGATACTGAATTCAAGGAAAAGTCCACGCAGGAGCCGATCGAGAACGAAGCCGACAACGGCCTCGAGAACGAGCGCGGTACGCTGGCGATGGCACGCACCAACGATCCCCATTCGGCCACCAGCCAGTTCTTCATCAACGTGGTCGACAACACCTTCCTCAATCACCGCAACAAGTCCTCCGGGCAGACCTGGGGTTACGCGGTATTCGGCCGCGTCATCGACGGCATGGACGTGGTCGACAAGATCAAGTCGGTCGAAACCACCAGCCGCGGCATGCATTCCGACGTGCCGGCCGATCCGGTCATTCTGGAGCGGGTGGAAATCCCTGAGTAA
- a CDS encoding B-box zinc finger protein, translating into MNNTAAGQCRYHSDQSTRWYCRDCDLPLCTTCKPYADQLPQDVPCPLCQQPMDDIAVGDPFWCNPKPFVVYPLDRNHLIMMAVLATSVAVLASGLFSLLAIVAATAILIRVCFVVIERSSLGHVRAPSLTELADPDNLSHNLQFALTILIAAVPVGLGWIAETVLMWLILVPVAALLPAMLMAVVIDGNARAALDYRRITAIVRAIGAAYGVLAGACALLALATTIGLWLLGFVLPGWLLAGLAMLAWSYLGLLTARLIGHCLHQFRRQLEFGPALDRVTRHVLPQAEVHEPARALADASIQAIEGDVRQARLTIGEALVRHSENDDLNRYFDDLILESEDQKKYRNHMERRLRRLVARDQPGAAADLWLSNRKNLEGWLPRIAETRHHMALALEQRGHPKVAIKLLLRLPKTDPRYSHLPEACLEAARMLEQHLDDREQATTLRDWVLKRYPQRAEHWYEQRRQDAADSNQAPVNPAFQA; encoded by the coding sequence ATGAACAACACGGCCGCCGGACAGTGCCGCTATCACTCCGATCAATCCACGCGCTGGTACTGTCGCGACTGCGATCTGCCGCTGTGCACGACCTGCAAGCCGTACGCCGACCAACTACCCCAGGACGTGCCCTGTCCGCTGTGCCAACAGCCGATGGACGACATCGCCGTCGGCGATCCTTTCTGGTGCAACCCCAAGCCCTTTGTAGTCTATCCGCTTGATCGCAACCACCTGATCATGATGGCCGTGCTGGCCACATCGGTCGCGGTTCTGGCATCGGGTCTGTTCAGTTTGCTGGCCATCGTCGCGGCGACTGCCATTCTGATCCGGGTCTGCTTCGTGGTGATCGAGCGTTCCAGCCTGGGCCATGTGCGGGCCCCGAGTCTGACCGAACTTGCCGATCCGGACAATTTGTCTCACAACCTCCAGTTCGCGCTGACCATCCTGATTGCAGCCGTGCCGGTAGGCCTGGGCTGGATCGCCGAAACCGTGCTGATGTGGCTGATTCTGGTGCCGGTTGCCGCACTGTTGCCGGCCATGCTCATGGCCGTGGTCATCGACGGCAATGCCCGGGCCGCGCTGGACTACCGTCGGATCACCGCCATCGTTCGAGCCATTGGCGCCGCGTATGGCGTGCTGGCCGGCGCTTGTGCACTGCTCGCTCTCGCCACCACGATCGGACTGTGGTTACTGGGCTTTGTTCTGCCTGGCTGGCTGCTGGCCGGACTGGCCATGCTGGCCTGGTCTTATCTGGGTCTGCTGACCGCACGCCTGATCGGGCACTGCCTCCACCAGTTTCGCCGCCAACTTGAATTCGGCCCCGCCCTCGATCGGGTCACTCGGCATGTGCTACCGCAGGCCGAAGTCCACGAACCGGCCCGCGCCCTGGCCGACGCCAGCATCCAGGCAATCGAGGGAGACGTCCGCCAGGCGCGGCTGACCATCGGGGAAGCCCTGGTTCGACACTCTGAAAATGACGACCTCAACCGCTATTTCGACGACCTGATCCTGGAATCGGAAGACCAGAAGAAATACCGCAATCACATGGAACGCCGGCTGCGGCGGCTGGTTGCCAGGGACCAGCCGGGGGCTGCCGCCGATTTGTGGTTGAGCAACCGTAAAAACCTGGAAGGCTGGCTGCCCAGAATCGCGGAAACTCGCCACCACATGGCGCTGGCGCTGGAGCAACGCGGCCACCCGAAAGTAGCCATCAAATTGCTGCTGAGACTGCCGAAAACCGATCCCAGGTATTCCCATTTGCCGGAAGCCTGCCTGGAAGCGGCGCGAATGCTCGAGCAGCATCTCGATGACCGAGAGCAGGCCACCACGCTGCGCGACTGGGTCTTGAAACGCTACCCGCAACGGGCCGAGCACTGGTACGAGCAACGCCGGCAGGATGCGGCCGATTCGAATCAGGCGCCGGTCAACCCGGCATTTCAGGCCTGA
- a CDS encoding UDP-2,3-diacylglucosamine diphosphatase, with protein sequence MFVEFLDGPARQAGTLYILGDLFEAWVGDDAPGRLGRLVARHLKNLAESGTQILFICGNRDFLLSRDFCGQAGMTWLEEPRIVEQAGEPILLLHGDVLCTDDISYQNFRRKVRDPDWQQRILSRPVWWRRLLARLARLMSRRHTGTTEATIMDVNPQAVAEAFRTHDVRRMIHGHTHRRAIHDLQIDQRHCQRIVLGDWHETGSVVRLLDDEVAMLIVTRDDNQAVELRLQETAAPLA encoded by the coding sequence CTGTTCGTCGAATTCCTCGACGGACCGGCGCGTCAGGCCGGCACCCTCTACATCCTGGGGGATCTGTTCGAAGCCTGGGTCGGCGACGATGCCCCGGGCCGGCTCGGCCGGCTCGTGGCACGACACCTGAAGAACCTGGCCGAGAGCGGTACACAGATCCTTTTTATCTGCGGCAATCGCGATTTCCTGTTGTCCCGGGATTTCTGTGGGCAGGCGGGCATGACCTGGCTTGAAGAACCGCGGATCGTGGAACAGGCCGGTGAGCCCATCCTGTTGCTGCACGGCGACGTGCTGTGCACCGATGACATCTCTTACCAGAATTTCCGCCGCAAGGTCCGCGATCCCGACTGGCAACAGCGCATCCTGTCACGCCCGGTCTGGTGGCGTCGCCTGCTGGCACGCCTGGCTCGCTTGATGAGCCGGCGCCATACCGGCACGACCGAGGCCACGATCATGGATGTCAATCCGCAGGCCGTGGCCGAAGCCTTTCGAACGCACGATGTGCGCCGGATGATTCATGGCCACACCCACCGGCGCGCCATTCACGATCTCCAGATCGATCAGCGCCATTGCCAGCGCATCGTGCTGGGCGACTGGCACGAGACCGGCAGTGTTGTTCGTCTGCTCGACGATGAAGTCGCGATGCTGATCGTGACCCGCGACGACAACCAGGCGGTCGAACTCCGTCTGCAGGAAACAGCCGCGCCACTGGCGTAA
- a CDS encoding lipocalin family protein encodes MSRAEQALELVDELDLERYQGTWYEIARLPNRFQSDCAGAVSAHYQLRADGRVDVTNRCRRTDGGWIEAQGVARRADDDGSPAALEVRFAPHWLSFLPFVWGDYRVIALGEDYDHALVGSEDREFLWVLARERELPQATFDRLIERARSQGFDTDQLVRTQQSP; translated from the coding sequence ATGAGCCGGGCAGAGCAGGCACTGGAATTGGTCGACGAACTCGACCTCGAACGTTACCAGGGCACCTGGTACGAAATCGCACGCTTGCCCAATCGCTTTCAGTCCGACTGTGCCGGGGCGGTCAGCGCGCACTATCAGTTGCGTGCCGACGGCCGGGTCGACGTGACCAATCGCTGCCGCCGCACAGACGGCGGCTGGATCGAAGCACAGGGTGTCGCCCGGCGCGCCGATGACGACGGGTCGCCCGCCGCCCTGGAAGTCCGCTTTGCGCCGCATTGGCTTTCTTTCCTGCCCTTCGTCTGGGGCGACTACCGGGTGATTGCGCTGGGCGAGGACTATGACCACGCCCTGGTCGGCAGCGAGGATCGCGAGTTTCTGTGGGTGCTGGCCCGCGAGCGAGAACTGCCGCAGGCAACCTTCGACCGTCTGATCGAACGCGCCCGCTCGCAGGGTTTCGACACCGATCAACTGGTGCGCACGCAGCAGTCACCTTGA